A section of the Paenibacillus odorifer genome encodes:
- a CDS encoding CapA family protein produces MLSLIVPVTSASSAASLSSDPIKLAFAGDILLDGFVGDQIAKYGVNFPFVKVAPTLQKADIAFANLETPVSIRGKVAEKTFAFRSKPATLGGLTYAGIDGVSLANNHILDYGKDAMLDTLIHLDRNKIGHTGAGKDEDEAFKPYTKTVKGKKIAILGVSRVLSDPAWYAGKNKPGAASAYTSQPMLSAIQKMSKENDYTIVYIHWNEEFKDFPEKYARTLAKQMIDSGADLILGAHSHCLMGIEYYKHKPIYYSLGNFVFNRSTRGGEKTLNSMLLNVEIKDSKITSKIIPVKIIGGQPNFMDDSYNRKTIKLLNTLSFNANIDANGRVTEKAL; encoded by the coding sequence ATCCTATAAAGCTTGCTTTTGCGGGTGATATCCTTTTGGATGGTTTTGTTGGCGATCAGATTGCTAAATATGGGGTGAACTTTCCGTTTGTAAAGGTCGCACCTACGCTGCAAAAGGCTGACATCGCCTTCGCCAATCTGGAGACGCCTGTGTCTATCCGAGGGAAAGTGGCAGAGAAAACCTTTGCCTTCAGATCCAAACCAGCAACGTTAGGTGGCTTAACCTATGCCGGGATTGATGGAGTGTCCTTGGCGAATAATCATATTTTGGATTATGGAAAAGACGCTATGCTCGACACGCTGATCCATTTGGATCGAAACAAGATTGGCCATACAGGAGCTGGCAAAGATGAAGATGAAGCGTTCAAGCCTTATACTAAGACAGTAAAAGGGAAAAAGATCGCCATCCTTGGCGTTAGCCGTGTGCTTTCAGATCCTGCGTGGTATGCCGGCAAAAACAAACCGGGAGCCGCTTCAGCTTACACCTCGCAACCTATGCTTAGCGCCATTCAGAAGATGTCCAAGGAGAATGATTACACGATCGTATATATTCACTGGAATGAAGAGTTTAAGGATTTCCCTGAAAAGTACGCTCGCACACTAGCTAAACAGATGATTGATAGCGGGGCGGATTTAATTCTTGGCGCACACAGTCACTGCCTTATGGGCATCGAATACTATAAGCACAAGCCCATTTATTATTCACTTGGGAATTTTGTGTTTAATCGCTCCACACGTGGTGGGGAAAAAACACTTAATTCTATGCTGTTGAATGTTGAGATTAAGGACTCCAAGATCACCAGCAAGATTATACCTGTCAAAATCATTGGCGGACAGCCTAATTTTATGGATGATTCCTACAATAGGAAAACGATTAAGCTGTTGAACACCCTATCTTTTAATGCCAACATAGACGCTAACGGCAGGGTCACGGAGAAGGCGCTTTAA
- a CDS encoding carbohydrate ABC transporter permease produces the protein MNTNRKAGRIILEVVMVILSLLFLYPLFLTIINSLKSFSEVMTDVIALPKHLVFGNYSYVWKFINYPKLFLNNFVITGVGLLGIVFISSIAAYKLARTKSRLSGVIYFLCIMPMLIPFQSIMLTVLQTAKTLNLSESTWGLGLLYWGFGAPLAVFIYHGFVKGIPVEIDESATIDGASGFRLFFSVIFPLLKSVTTTIVIIDVMWIWNDFLLPLLMVNGSPDTKTLTLAAYTFVGQYTSDWQYAMTAMVMAVLPSIVVFIFLQKYIVKGVVAGAVKG, from the coding sequence ATGAATACAAACCGCAAAGCAGGCCGAATCATTCTAGAGGTTGTTATGGTCATCCTCTCTCTTCTGTTTCTATATCCGCTATTTCTGACGATTATCAACTCGTTAAAAAGCTTTAGCGAAGTCATGACGGATGTCATCGCCCTGCCAAAACATCTGGTGTTCGGCAACTATTCCTACGTGTGGAAGTTTATCAACTATCCGAAGCTGTTTCTGAACAACTTTGTCATTACCGGTGTAGGTCTTCTGGGTATTGTGTTCATTTCATCCATAGCAGCCTACAAGCTGGCACGGACGAAATCCAGACTGAGCGGGGTGATTTATTTCCTCTGCATTATGCCGATGCTGATCCCGTTCCAATCGATCATGCTGACCGTTCTGCAAACCGCTAAGACGTTGAATCTCTCTGAGAGTACTTGGGGACTTGGGTTGTTATATTGGGGTTTCGGTGCTCCACTCGCCGTGTTTATCTACCATGGATTCGTCAAGGGTATTCCGGTTGAAATTGATGAGAGTGCCACGATTGATGGAGCTTCCGGCTTCCGCCTGTTCTTCAGTGTCATCTTCCCACTGCTGAAATCGGTCACAACAACCATTGTCATTATCGACGTAATGTGGATCTGGAATGACTTCCTGCTCCCGCTGCTCATGGTCAACGGCTCCCCAGATACCAAAACGCTGACACTGGCTGCCTACACCTTCGTGGGCCAATATACCTCAGATTGGCAATATGCGATGACAGCTATGGTCATGGCGGTGTTGCCATCGATCGTGGTATTCATCTTCTTGCAAAAGTACATCGTTAAGGGTGTTGTTGCGGGGGCGGTGAAGGGCTGA
- a CDS encoding carbohydrate ABC transporter permease, with product MLKSLGKRWREKTEFGLFTLPVLICIAVAFYIPFAMTIRYSMTKWNGISKHPKFVGLDNFKQIFMGDTNFANSAWFTIKYAILYIVLVNVLAILLALVLDMKLKSTPWLRAAFFIPYILSLVIVGFIWKFIFMQGFNSLGESTGWSIFGLSWLGTPGLAFVSILAVSIWQSIGFYLVIYIAGLQSVPEDLKEAATVDGAGPMRKFFSITLPLLAPSITISVFMALTNSIKVFDVILSLTGGGPGGTTYSIAYDIYRDTFQNNLYGYGTAKALILFLAVLVVTILQLAFFKRREVEA from the coding sequence ATGTTAAAATCACTCGGCAAAAGATGGCGCGAGAAAACAGAATTCGGATTATTCACTCTCCCAGTCCTCATCTGTATCGCTGTAGCATTCTACATTCCGTTTGCCATGACTATCCGCTATTCGATGACCAAATGGAACGGAATTTCGAAACACCCTAAGTTTGTCGGACTTGATAATTTCAAACAAATCTTTATGGGCGACACCAACTTCGCCAATTCAGCCTGGTTCACCATAAAGTATGCGATTCTGTACATTGTTCTCGTTAACGTGCTGGCCATTCTGCTCGCACTGGTTCTGGACATGAAGCTGAAGAGCACCCCTTGGCTGAGAGCCGCTTTCTTTATTCCTTATATCCTCAGTCTTGTCATTGTCGGTTTTATCTGGAAATTTATCTTTATGCAAGGTTTCAACTCACTCGGAGAAAGTACAGGCTGGTCCATATTTGGTCTAAGCTGGCTAGGGACGCCGGGACTTGCTTTCGTCTCCATACTGGCCGTCTCCATCTGGCAGTCGATTGGTTTTTATCTGGTCATTTATATTGCCGGTCTGCAATCTGTACCTGAGGATCTCAAAGAAGCAGCGACAGTTGATGGCGCTGGTCCCATGAGAAAATTCTTCAGTATTACACTGCCGCTGCTCGCTCCATCCATTACGATTTCTGTGTTCATGGCACTGACCAATTCGATCAAGGTGTTCGATGTCATCCTGTCATTAACCGGGGGTGGACCTGGCGGAACTACCTACAGTATCGCTTACGATATCTACCGGGATACCTTCCAGAACAATCTGTATGGATACGGTACAGCGAAAGCGCTTATCCTGTTCCTGGCCGTCTTGGTGGTAACCATTCTCCAGTTAGCATTCTTCAAACGAAGAGAGGTTGAGGCATAA
- a CDS encoding sensor histidine kinase codes for MIKKWIIKRFEPVLELVSRRLANKLILLFTIIIVLVVTSLTFISYGMLRKESVDNSIASTSNNLLLVGRNLESYLDGIEQLSLPQISYDEITYAILHESEDYASKMYVEDYLKNLYFSRNDLEAIYLYVIKEHKYYYVTKENYNITVRVAEHPSIENLSWYKKALASPFNRSYQSFVKNQSSMINSSDYPINKDKSFMGYHRLLRSIVSREPQAVLSLYFNSSVTDEIMKDIPFSKGQHLMYVSPDNEPFVVDDPGFYQQSEQEGLLKELTPASGGRVTWSDKEEKYLVIYDISKKEGWKLIKPIPYKEIYEAATTTRKLNYFIGLLFLIVSVILVSFISNKITNPLKNLSLQMKRFSTGSFDAEAQVEGKDEIAYLSRHFNKMVEKTNELINERYKMKIVEKNAVLKALEAEINPHFLYNALQAISTKALKNNNDDIVDMVDNLAMTLRYCISGKDVVHAREELKHIERYLALQKARFGNRMQVAYQWEDPLLELEIPKLSIQTLVENCIKHALEKVSTTITITIEAHVTPSHTVISVTDDGPGFSGERLEQVRNSLQIQWEDQGGENAAESDTESIGLKNLNTRLKLLYGEAAGLAITSDAGGTKMDMRLPRGGINHV; via the coding sequence ATTATTAAAAAGTGGATCATAAAGCGGTTTGAACCCGTGCTGGAGCTTGTCTCACGCAGGTTGGCGAACAAGCTTATTTTGCTGTTTACAATCATCATTGTTTTGGTGGTGACCTCACTGACGTTCATTTCATACGGCATGCTGCGAAAAGAATCGGTGGATAACAGCATCGCCAGTACGAGCAACAATCTGTTGCTTGTCGGCCGGAATCTGGAGAGTTATTTGGACGGCATCGAGCAATTATCCCTGCCGCAAATATCGTATGACGAGATCACCTATGCGATTTTGCATGAATCGGAGGATTATGCCTCGAAGATGTATGTGGAGGACTACTTGAAGAACCTGTACTTCTCCCGCAATGATCTGGAAGCTATCTACCTGTATGTGATCAAGGAGCACAAGTATTATTATGTCACCAAAGAGAACTACAATATTACCGTGCGGGTCGCCGAGCATCCGTCGATTGAGAATCTTTCCTGGTATAAAAAAGCGCTGGCCAGCCCGTTTAACCGTTCTTACCAGTCTTTTGTAAAAAACCAATCCTCGATGATCAATAGCTCCGACTACCCTATAAATAAGGATAAAAGCTTCATGGGCTACCATCGATTGCTGCGCTCTATAGTTTCCAGGGAGCCGCAGGCGGTGCTCTCCCTTTATTTCAACTCCTCGGTTACGGACGAGATTATGAAGGATATTCCCTTCAGTAAAGGGCAGCACCTAATGTACGTCAGTCCCGATAATGAACCTTTTGTGGTGGATGACCCCGGGTTTTATCAACAGAGCGAACAAGAGGGACTGCTTAAGGAGCTGACACCAGCCTCAGGAGGACGCGTGACGTGGTCGGATAAAGAAGAGAAGTATCTAGTGATTTATGACATCAGCAAAAAAGAAGGCTGGAAGCTGATTAAGCCGATTCCCTACAAAGAAATTTATGAAGCGGCCACGACAACACGCAAATTGAACTATTTCATAGGACTGTTATTTTTAATCGTTTCGGTCATCTTGGTCAGCTTTATTTCGAACAAAATAACGAACCCGCTAAAGAATCTGTCGCTGCAGATGAAGCGGTTCAGTACAGGCAGCTTTGACGCTGAAGCACAGGTTGAAGGAAAGGATGAAATTGCCTATCTGTCTCGCCACTTCAATAAGATGGTGGAAAAGACGAATGAGCTGATCAATGAACGGTATAAAATGAAAATTGTCGAGAAAAATGCTGTACTCAAAGCACTGGAAGCTGAGATCAATCCGCATTTCTTATATAATGCCCTGCAAGCCATTTCCACCAAGGCGCTGAAAAACAACAATGATGATATTGTCGATATGGTCGATAATCTTGCTATGACGTTGAGATACTGCATTAGCGGTAAAGATGTGGTCCATGCCAGAGAGGAATTAAAGCATATTGAACGTTATTTGGCACTGCAGAAGGCTCGTTTTGGAAACAGAATGCAGGTGGCCTACCAGTGGGAAGACCCTTTGCTGGAGCTGGAGATTCCGAAGCTGTCCATTCAGACCTTGGTAGAAAATTGCATCAAGCATGCGCTGGAAAAAGTATCCACAACGATCACAATTACCATTGAAGCGCATGTGACGCCTAGCCATACTGTTATTTCAGTGACGGATGATGGACCGGGGTTTAGCGGGGAGCGGCTGGAGCAAGTGAGAAATTCTCTTCAAATCCAGTGGGAGGATCAGGGCGGAGAAAACGCTGCCGAAAGTGACACGGAAAGCATTGGACTGAAAAATTTGAACACGCGGCTGAAGCTTTTGTATGGTGAGGCTGCGGGTTTGGCCATTACCAGTGATGCTGGCGGAACAAAGATGGACATGCGGTTACCGCGGGGAGGGATTAACCATGTATAA
- a CDS encoding response regulator: MYKVLIIDDEEPLREAINILGDWKGLGVDQVLEATDGNMGLAMLREQKIDLVLVDMKMPELNGSELLQIVEKEFPELLTIVISGYNDFEYTRQAIRSKVVDYLLKPVNRADLNAALRKAIDVLEAKRKKESEFINRNITLNMSLPKLKEKIYLSIIERSFKNQSNEAFLPLIGADTTGNYFAAGVLRVLNLEQVRRNRFHEDRDLLHFAVTNVINENSDEHFQAFSFASHKGEREFIAIFTMKGGYEEDATFRSLHHMKKLVSTLKELFGIVVAGGIGQPYGDIMALAQSYETAKASLDGIDLLTLKGAIVTNSSNDTSQGKDNPSLTGRMPLIRNALESGNINHAKSILSEFTKKWEASGRFNLGEADRQIEEFIILLNDIATELDAVPERIRGGKDKGLRGLGIGSDFASFGEFERVLSGILDCYGNEISKSLAGNRPSVLENIKAYIDNHYFENIKISMFTDKYFLSREYLMKLFKGQYGYGIHEYVQKVRMDKAKEMLSTPDLKIQDISEMLGYKDKNYFSKAFRNYYDCSPSEYRVLLLNGDE; encoded by the coding sequence ATGTATAAAGTACTGATTATAGATGATGAGGAACCGTTGCGTGAGGCGATCAACATCCTGGGAGACTGGAAAGGACTAGGTGTCGATCAGGTACTGGAGGCTACGGATGGAAATATGGGCCTAGCCATGCTGCGTGAGCAAAAGATCGACCTTGTATTGGTTGACATGAAGATGCCGGAGCTGAACGGAAGTGAGCTGCTGCAGATCGTGGAGAAGGAGTTCCCGGAACTGCTGACGATTGTAATCAGCGGCTACAATGATTTTGAATATACCCGCCAGGCTATCCGTTCTAAGGTAGTTGATTATTTGCTGAAGCCGGTCAACCGGGCGGATTTGAATGCGGCCTTGCGTAAAGCTATAGATGTGCTGGAGGCCAAACGTAAGAAAGAAAGTGAGTTCATCAACAGGAACATTACGCTCAACATGTCTCTGCCGAAGCTAAAGGAGAAAATTTATCTGTCGATCATTGAACGTAGCTTCAAAAATCAGTCCAACGAGGCTTTTCTGCCGTTGATCGGCGCTGATACGACCGGAAACTATTTTGCTGCGGGTGTACTGCGGGTGCTCAATTTGGAACAAGTGCGTCGTAATCGCTTCCATGAGGACCGGGATTTGCTGCATTTTGCCGTCACAAATGTGATTAATGAGAATAGCGATGAGCATTTTCAGGCCTTCAGCTTCGCCAGCCATAAGGGAGAACGCGAGTTTATCGCCATCTTCACGATGAAAGGCGGCTATGAGGAGGACGCAACTTTCCGCTCTTTACATCATATGAAGAAGTTAGTCTCGACGCTGAAAGAGCTATTCGGAATTGTTGTTGCCGGAGGAATTGGACAGCCCTATGGTGACATCATGGCGCTTGCTCAATCCTATGAGACTGCCAAAGCCTCTCTCGACGGGATTGACCTCCTGACGCTGAAGGGAGCGATTGTCACAAATAGCAGCAACGATACTTCACAGGGGAAAGATAATCCTTCCTTGACGGGACGTATGCCCTTGATTCGCAACGCACTGGAGAGCGGGAACATCAATCATGCCAAAAGTATTTTAAGCGAATTCACGAAGAAATGGGAGGCTTCCGGACGTTTTAATCTGGGCGAGGCTGACCGGCAGATAGAGGAATTTATTATTTTACTGAACGATATTGCGACGGAGCTGGATGCGGTCCCCGAACGTATCCGTGGCGGTAAAGATAAAGGATTGCGTGGGCTAGGCATCGGGAGCGATTTTGCTTCCTTTGGCGAATTTGAGCGGGTGCTGAGCGGGATTCTAGATTGCTATGGCAATGAAATCAGCAAAAGCCTTGCTGGCAATCGCCCCAGCGTATTGGAAAATATTAAAGCATACATTGATAATCACTATTTTGAGAATATTAAAATATCGATGTTCACGGATAAATATTTCCTGAGCAGAGAATACTTGATGAAACTTTTTAAGGGGCAATATGGTTATGGCATACATGAGTATGTACAAAAGGTAAGAATGGACAAGGCAAAGGAGATGCTATCCACCCCCGATTTGAAAATCCAAGACATTTCCGAGATGTTGGGGTACAAGGACAAAAATTATTTCAGCAAGGCGTTCCGGAATTATTATGACTGTTCACCTTCTGAATATCGGGTTCTGCTATTGAACGGGGATGAGTGA
- a CDS encoding ABC transporter substrate-binding protein, with translation MLKRFMALSASLLLVGGLLAGCGGNNNAADNSGTGNTPATDSGKPVTINMFTASPEYTDAFNAYIAEYKKVKPNVTINLEIMQADYNTVLKSKIAAGSTPDVFQTTAGGDIDTFAEYSADLTNEPLAAAMTDAVRSNMSSTDGKVLGLPVKGNLFVLMYNKKLLADAGITEVPKTTAQMDDAITKLEAKGITPFANAYKEWWVWKHIFQHFVDAAAQDAGTDAKTLVNDFIAGKTTIKDHPVLYNNFFSFVDTTVKHGTDKPLERDSNAEVSDFASGKTAFMTGKGAWDEEAIKKITPDFDLGIMGYPVSDKAEQSQIITGADQALRINKDSAVAGETIEFFNWLYTSEYGKNWFSTVAKVIPPIKDAPMPDLQMPKEMEEILKTEKSGDLSVNYSLDTFHQKFGELMQAYIGGSKTKDQAIDEIQKAWIQFGSAE, from the coding sequence ATGTTAAAAAGATTTATGGCTTTATCTGCGAGTCTGCTGCTCGTCGGCGGATTACTGGCGGGTTGCGGCGGAAACAACAATGCCGCTGACAATAGCGGAACAGGGAATACTCCTGCCACAGATTCTGGCAAGCCGGTCACGATTAATATGTTCACCGCATCACCCGAGTACACTGATGCTTTTAACGCTTATATTGCCGAGTACAAGAAAGTTAAACCGAATGTGACGATTAATCTGGAGATTATGCAGGCTGACTACAATACGGTGCTCAAATCGAAGATTGCTGCGGGAAGTACACCTGACGTATTCCAGACCACAGCGGGCGGAGATATTGATACCTTTGCGGAGTATAGTGCTGACCTAACTAATGAGCCACTGGCTGCGGCGATGACCGATGCAGTGCGTTCTAACATGAGTTCTACGGACGGTAAAGTGCTCGGTCTTCCGGTAAAAGGGAATCTATTTGTCCTGATGTACAATAAGAAACTGTTGGCTGATGCTGGGATTACAGAAGTTCCTAAGACAACAGCCCAAATGGACGATGCGATTACTAAGCTTGAAGCTAAAGGTATTACTCCTTTTGCCAACGCCTATAAAGAGTGGTGGGTATGGAAACATATCTTCCAACATTTCGTAGATGCGGCAGCCCAAGATGCGGGTACGGATGCTAAGACACTAGTAAATGATTTTATTGCCGGAAAAACCACGATCAAGGATCACCCGGTGCTGTACAATAACTTCTTCAGCTTCGTTGATACTACTGTTAAACATGGCACAGACAAACCGCTTGAACGGGACAGCAATGCTGAAGTCAGCGACTTTGCATCCGGCAAAACAGCGTTCATGACGGGTAAAGGCGCATGGGATGAAGAAGCCATTAAGAAAATCACACCTGACTTCGACCTGGGCATTATGGGTTACCCAGTCAGCGACAAGGCTGAACAGTCCCAGATCATTACGGGTGCGGATCAGGCCCTGCGTATCAATAAGGATTCTGCTGTAGCTGGTGAGACTATTGAGTTCTTCAACTGGCTGTATACTTCTGAATACGGTAAGAACTGGTTCTCTACAGTAGCAAAGGTTATTCCTCCAATTAAGGATGCTCCAATGCCTGACCTGCAAATGCCAAAAGAAATGGAAGAAATCCTCAAAACAGAGAAATCCGGCGACCTGTCCGTGAACTACTCTCTGGATACCTTCCACCAAAAATTTGGTGAGCTCATGCAGGCTTACATCGGCGGAAGCAAAACTAAGGATCAAGCCATCGATGAAATTCAAAAAGCTTGGATTCAATTCGGATCGGCAGAATAA
- a CDS encoding glycoside hydrolase family 36 protein: MIEIIENGLYLTIEVTEDQDVRLLHFGAAPLEAAIADKNKQGFRLLELQLSGEDRAEYHGRTHRASYPGLRMVYAGHSDTVNALGRKLELSLADPITGIQAVQHFQFYKGVQIVRSWSVLNNAGEAEVAVEYISSFALTGVDKEGGRERNDKIEVTLAHSGWQSELQWRTYRLPELGMYHLADRGSKRIAASNTGSWSAAELLPMAVLHNKESGTSLFWQIEHNGSWHWELTDQYDQLTLLVSGPTEHDNHWWLKLAPGEEFTSVPAAVGAVQGGFQSAAEQLTVYRRMIRRPNEDNELLRIIFNDYMNCLWGSPTTKKLLPLIDAAAEVGCEYFCIDAGWYAPGEWWDGVGQWEPSSDRFPEGIKYVLDYIRSKGMIPGLWLELEVMGINSPKLAETDDSWFFMRHGKRVKDRSRYQLDYRNPKVIDHANGVIARLVEQYGVGYIKMDYNINAGIGTETDADSFGDGLLQHNRAYLAWLDSIFVRYPNLVIENCSSGGMRMDYAMLSRHSIQSTSDQEDYVQYAAIAAGSPAALTPEQSAVWSYPLREGDDEEVIFNMVNALLLRVHQSGHLAELEPHRRKLVKEALDYYKTIRSDIPHATPFWPLGLPDSEGEWVSLGLRRGERRYVAVWRIAGEAANVQLPIEELKGLEPAIDCAYPQQHSSTWNWDQSAGVLTVALPPGKTARLFEITS, translated from the coding sequence ATGATTGAAATCATTGAAAATGGACTATATCTTACGATTGAAGTTACGGAAGATCAAGATGTTCGGCTATTGCATTTTGGCGCGGCACCTTTGGAAGCAGCCATAGCGGATAAGAACAAGCAAGGCTTCCGGCTGCTGGAGCTGCAATTATCGGGCGAAGACCGCGCCGAATATCACGGGCGCACACACCGAGCATCCTATCCGGGTCTTCGGATGGTATATGCGGGACACAGCGATACAGTGAATGCGCTCGGGCGTAAATTGGAGCTTAGCTTGGCTGATCCGATTACAGGAATCCAGGCAGTGCAGCATTTTCAATTCTATAAGGGTGTGCAAATCGTTCGAAGCTGGTCAGTGTTAAATAATGCTGGAGAAGCTGAGGTGGCAGTGGAATACATCTCCTCCTTTGCTCTTACAGGTGTAGACAAAGAGGGGGGCAGGGAGCGCAATGATAAGATTGAAGTAACCCTTGCCCACAGCGGATGGCAGAGTGAACTTCAGTGGCGGACCTACCGGCTGCCTGAGCTCGGGATGTATCATTTGGCAGACCGTGGCTCCAAACGAATTGCCGCAAGCAATACAGGCTCTTGGTCAGCAGCGGAACTTCTGCCGATGGCGGTTTTGCATAATAAGGAGAGCGGGACAAGCCTGTTCTGGCAGATTGAGCATAACGGCTCTTGGCATTGGGAGCTGACGGATCAATACGATCAGCTTACACTACTGGTCAGCGGACCTACAGAACATGACAACCATTGGTGGCTGAAGCTAGCTCCCGGTGAAGAGTTTACTTCGGTGCCAGCAGCTGTGGGTGCTGTGCAGGGAGGATTTCAGAGCGCGGCAGAACAGCTTACGGTATATCGCCGGATGATCCGCAGACCTAATGAGGATAATGAGCTGCTGCGGATTATTTTTAATGACTATATGAATTGCCTATGGGGGAGCCCAACGACTAAGAAGCTACTGCCTTTAATTGATGCTGCCGCGGAAGTAGGTTGTGAATATTTCTGCATTGATGCTGGCTGGTATGCACCCGGAGAGTGGTGGGATGGTGTAGGCCAGTGGGAGCCTTCCAGCGATCGGTTTCCGGAAGGGATTAAATATGTGCTCGACTATATCCGCAGCAAAGGGATGATTCCCGGACTATGGCTTGAGCTGGAGGTTATGGGCATCAACAGCCCGAAGCTTGCGGAGACTGATGACAGCTGGTTTTTCATGCGGCATGGTAAAAGGGTTAAGGACCGTAGCCGCTATCAGCTAGATTACCGCAACCCGAAAGTCATTGATCATGCAAACGGTGTTATTGCGCGTCTGGTTGAGCAGTACGGTGTAGGATACATTAAAATGGATTACAACATCAATGCAGGCATTGGGACAGAAACGGATGCGGACAGCTTCGGAGACGGGCTGCTACAGCATAACCGCGCTTATCTGGCTTGGTTGGACAGCATCTTTGTTCGTTATCCGAACCTTGTCATCGAGAACTGTTCCAGTGGGGGAATGCGCATGGATTATGCGATGCTTAGCCGACACAGCATCCAGTCTACCAGCGACCAGGAGGATTATGTACAGTATGCGGCGATTGCCGCAGGTTCTCCGGCAGCACTGACACCGGAGCAGTCCGCAGTTTGGTCTTATCCGCTGCGCGAGGGGGACGATGAGGAAGTCATCTTCAATATGGTTAATGCGCTGTTGCTTCGTGTACACCAGAGCGGTCATTTGGCGGAGCTTGAACCCCACCGCAGGAAATTAGTTAAAGAAGCGCTGGATTATTACAAAACCATTCGCAGTGATATCCCACACGCCACGCCCTTCTGGCCGCTCGGCCTGCCTGACAGTGAGGGCGAATGGGTCAGCCTTGGCCTGCGGCGCGGCGAACGACGGTATGTTGCAGTATGGCGGATTGCCGGAGAAGCTGCAAATGTCCAATTGCCGATAGAAGAGCTGAAGGGACTTGAACCAGCGATCGACTGTGCCTATCCTCAGCAGCATAGTTCAACTTGGAATTGGGATCAATCGGCAGGGGTTTTGACGGTGGCACTCCCACCAGGAAAAACAGCGAGATTGTTTGAGATTACTTCGTAA
- a CDS encoding sensor histidine kinase: MMLLILLIRETILLFGKINENTKLTKENLQLHKQMDYQHISYEKTTHSLTSIKQVIHDTNKHLVYVRNCIQNNEIQESIHHINSMLGQIHQPSLKLSTGNLVIDSLIGNALNIACEHKIAIKYDIHIHAEAIDIDRFDLCTVIGNVLDNALNAAARVPKKEDRFIQLLIFTTDTSLFIQVTNSRNNSSTIVQHNFKENPAFHGFGLTNIQSVTEKYGGHLVTNAQNNEFETIIVLPFLNILSAAKPNLTELERQ; this comes from the coding sequence ATGATGTTGCTTATTCTGCTAATCAGAGAAACCATCCTTTTATTCGGTAAAATTAATGAAAACACCAAACTGACTAAAGAAAATCTGCAATTACATAAACAGATGGATTATCAACACATCAGCTATGAAAAAACCACACATTCCCTTACAAGCATCAAACAAGTTATCCATGATACGAACAAGCATTTGGTATATGTCCGGAATTGTATTCAGAACAATGAGATTCAGGAATCTATCCATCATATCAATTCAATGCTCGGTCAAATTCATCAGCCTTCTCTCAAACTATCAACAGGTAATTTGGTAATTGATTCTTTAATTGGCAACGCGCTAAATATTGCTTGTGAACACAAAATTGCTATTAAGTATGATATTCATATACACGCCGAAGCTATTGATATTGATCGGTTTGACTTATGTACCGTGATCGGGAATGTGCTGGATAATGCTCTAAACGCCGCTGCAAGAGTTCCAAAAAAAGAAGATAGATTTATTCAGCTGCTAATTTTCACTACCGATACTTCATTGTTTATCCAAGTCACCAACTCACGGAACAATTCTAGCACTATAGTGCAGCATAATTTTAAAGAGAATCCCGCTTTTCACGGATTCGGCTTAACAAATATTCAAAGTGTCACCGAAAAATACGGAGGTCATCTAGTTACTAACGCTCAAAATAATGAATTCGAAACAATCATTGTACTACCTTTTCTAAACATACTTTCAGCAGCTAAGCCAAACCTGACCGAATTAGAAAGGCAGTGA